A genomic window from Pyxicephalus adspersus chromosome 2, UCB_Pads_2.0, whole genome shotgun sequence includes:
- the TSPAN3 gene encoding tetraspanin-3, translating into MGQCGVISSKTVLVFLNLIFWAAAGILCYVGAYVFITYDDYEHFFEDIYTLIPGVIIIAAGALLFIIGLIGCCATIRESRCGLATFVIILLLVFITEVVVVVLGYVYRAKVEDEVDESITNVFNQYNGVNPDSASRAIDYVQRQLHCCGIHNYSDWEKTPWFLSTHNNSVPLSCCKDNVVNCTGSLSRPGDLYSEGCEALVVEKLQEIMMYVIWAALAFAAIQLLGMLCACIVLCRRTRDPAYELLITGGTYA; encoded by the exons GCTGCAGCGGGTATCTTGTGCTATGTCGGAGCCTACGTCTTCATCACATATGATGATTATGAGCACTTTTTTGAAGACATTTATACCCTGATTCCAGGTGTAATAATTATTGCAGCAGGGGCTCTTCTGTTCATTATTGGCCTAATTGGGTGTTGTGCCACAATCCGGGAAAGCCGATGTGGTCTTGCTACA TTTGTGATCATCTTGTTATTGGTATTTATCACTGAAGTTGTGGTGGTGGTCCTTGGATACGTCTACCGAGCAAAG GTAGAAGATGAAGTTGATGAAagcattacaaatgtatttaaccaGTACAATGGTGTTAACCCTGACTCAGCAAGCCGGGCCATTGATTATGTCCAGAGGCAG CTTCATTGCTGCGGCATTCACAACTACTCGGACTGGGAGAAGACACCATGGTTTCTCAGCACACATAATAACAGCGTGCCGTTAAGTTGCTGCAAAGACAATGTAGTAAATTGTACAGGGAGTCTGTCCAGGCCTGGGGACCTGTACTCTGAG ggcTGTGAAGCATTAGTTGTGGAAAAACTGCAGGAAATTATGATGTATGTTATATGGGCTGCACTAGCATTTGCGGCTATACAG CTCCTGGGGATGCTGTGTGCATGTATTGTCCTCTGCAGAAGAACTCGTGATCCTGCCTATGAACTCCTCATCACTGGAGGCACCTATGCATAA